In Nocardioides jishulii, the DNA window GGGAGGCCGCGCCGCGCAAGCAGGTGACCTTCCACTGCTCTCAGCACCACCAGTCCGTGCTGGCCTTCGCGCGGGAGGCGGTGGTCCCTGAGTGCTGGGACTGCCCCAAGTGCGGACTTCCCGCCAGTGTGGACGAGCTCAACCCGCCGCCGGCACCGCGCAACGAGCCGTACAAGACCCACCTCGCCTACGTGAAGGAGCGTCGCTCCGACACCGAGGCCGAGGACATCCTGCAGGAGGCCATCCAGCTCCTGCGTTCGCGCCGGAAGTCCGGCGAGATCATCTTCTGAGTCCTGCTGACTGACAGCGAGGCGCTGGCGAAGTTCTCCTTCGCCAGCGCCTCGCTGCTTCCACGTCGTCCTCGTGCCTCCTGCGGCCCGTCAGGTCCGAGCGGTCAGGTGAGCCCACTCGCAGCGGCCGCGTCCAGGAACCAGACGGTCTCGTCCCGCCCTCGTACGCCCCGAGCCGGGCACTCCTCCCAGGATCCCTCGCCGTGCGCCGCGGCGACTGCGTCGGCCTTGCCGTCACCGGCCGCCAGGAAGGCCACGGCCCTGCTGGACGCCAGGGCTTCGTAGGTCAGGCTCACGCGCTGGGGCGGCGGCTTGGGGGAGTCGTGCACGGGGACCGTCAGCGCATGACGGATCGCGGCGGCCGGGTGGTGGGGGAAGAGTGACGCGACGTGGCCGTCCGGGCCGATCCCGAAGAGAGCCACCTCGAACTCGGGGACGCCGGAGGCACGGATCTGGTCGGCGTAGCGCTGCGCCGCCTCCTCCACGGTGGCCACGGCGTCACTCGCCGCCGCCACGTGGATGCGCTCGGCCGGCACCCCGAGGGGGTGCAGGAGGTCCTCCAACCCGGATCGGCAGTTGCGCTCGTCGGAGTCCGCGGGGACGAAGCGTTCGTCTCCCCACCACCAGTCCACCCGGGACATGTCGACCCCACTGGTGGAAGCGGTGCGCGCCACCTCGCGGTGGAACGGTGCGGCGATGCTGCCACCCGTCAGCACCACGTGGGGGACGCGCCCCTCCGCCTGCGCCGTGGCGAGCCGAGCCAGGAACCAGGCGGCGGCGTCCTCGACCAAGGCGGTGACGTCGTCGTGCACGCGATCAGTCACGGGCTCTGCTCCAGCTCCAGGACCTTGCGGATCGTGAGCTCGTAGATCTCGTCGGCGTCGAGGTGCCGGAGCTCCTCCGAGATCAGCTCGTGGATCTCGCGGATACGGAGCGAGACGGGTCGCTCGGGCCGGTTCGGGGTCGAGAGCGTGGCGTCCTTCCCGTCGGGACGCGAGATCCTGATCGGTCCCTGCGCCGTCTCGAGGACGACCTCCGTGACCGCAGGGCCGTCGGTGGGCAGCAGCTCGACGTCCAGGTGCAGGCAGTGACTCAGCCAGGCACGCAGGAGGCCGGCGCTGGGGTGTCCACGCTCGGCGCTGACCCGGACCGCGGTGACTCGTGCGGAGTGCTGGTCCAGGACGGCAGCGAGCGTGGCCCGCCACAGCGTCAGTCGGGTCCAGGCGAGGTCCGTGTCCCCGGGGGTGTAGTGCGCGAAGCGCCGCAGACCAGCCTTGGAACGCGGACTGGCGTGCGTGCCCAGGTCGGTGATGCGGCGGGTGGCCAGTCGGCCCAGTGGGTCCGACGCCGGGTCGTCAGGGCCCTGGTCCGCCCACCAGACCGCGACCGGCGAGTCGGGCAGCAGCAGCGGCAGCACGACCGACTCCGCGTGCTTCACCACGGCTCCACGCAGGCGTATCAACGCCGTCTCGCCCGGGTGCCCGGCTCCGGTGCCGACCTCGGCGTCCACGTGGGCATGTCCCCGTCCGTCGCCGAGGACGACCCCCAGGATCCGGGCGGGGTGGTCGCGCGCCGCGGCGCGGGCCACGTCCATCGCAGCCTCTGCCTCTTCGTCGGAGGCCACCACGACCAGCGTCAG includes these proteins:
- a CDS encoding RNA polymerase-binding protein RbpA, which translates into the protein MAGAGNAIRGSRVGAGPIGEAERGEAAPRKQVTFHCSQHHQSVLAFAREAVVPECWDCPKCGLPASVDELNPPPAPRNEPYKTHLAYVKERRSDTEAEDILQEAIQLLRSRRKSGEIIF
- a CDS encoding glucose-6-phosphate dehydrogenase assembly protein OpcA, with protein sequence MKKLEETNASEIAAEFLRARRAAGSPAMGMVLTLVVVASDEEAEAAMDVARAAARDHPARILGVVLGDGRGHAHVDAEVGTGAGHPGETALIRLRGAVVKHAESVVLPLLLPDSPVAVWWADQGPDDPASDPLGRLATRRITDLGTHASPRSKAGLRRFAHYTPGDTDLAWTRLTLWRATLAAVLDQHSARVTAVRVSAERGHPSAGLLRAWLSHCLHLDVELLPTDGPAVTEVVLETAQGPIRISRPDGKDATLSTPNRPERPVSLRIREIHELISEELRHLDADEIYELTIRKVLELEQSP
- the pgl gene encoding 6-phosphogluconolactonase — protein: MTDRVHDDVTALVEDAAAWFLARLATAQAEGRVPHVVLTGGSIAAPFHREVARTASTSGVDMSRVDWWWGDERFVPADSDERNCRSGLEDLLHPLGVPAERIHVAAASDAVATVEEAAQRYADQIRASGVPEFEVALFGIGPDGHVASLFPHHPAAAIRHALTVPVHDSPKPPPQRVSLTYEALASSRAVAFLAAGDGKADAVAAAHGEGSWEECPARGVRGRDETVWFLDAAAASGLT